The following are encoded together in the Pseudidiomarina andamanensis genome:
- a CDS encoding S41 family peptidase, whose protein sequence is MKTSAKLVLTSLASCLALAGCGSDSDANVGPIVDQCSARGQVGTFYEYMQDDYLWNEDMPSVNPDNYNNIYDLLEALVVPEDRYSFILTEEEYQSRFVDAEYAGFGFSSRLTLDDRIFINYVYAGSPAEIAGIKRSDELTHIDGESVQTLIQENRYQEALGGSETGVSVELTWRDVDGISYTDVLTKEIVETNTVLATERFLIDGKEVGYYVLNSFINRTGDDLNSAYDQLVGVEELVIDLRYNGGGLTRYANQASTQAAGDTVIGEVFTKYLFNANNSESNFIEQFQLYDGIQQLNLNRVYILTTGASCSSSELIINSLDPYVEVVVIGQPTCGKPVGQIPELICDKRAFVVNFETVNAIDEGRYYDGLAPNCSADDVLVGDWGDQNDPMLQAAAYHITFGQCQPTATTSDKDTVRSLSGSQLKEQSRPTKLPDLWRQEH, encoded by the coding sequence ATGAAAACATCCGCCAAACTCGTCTTAACAAGTCTTGCCAGTTGCTTGGCGTTAGCCGGTTGTGGAAGTGATAGTGATGCTAACGTGGGCCCTATTGTTGACCAATGCAGCGCACGCGGACAAGTCGGTACTTTCTACGAGTATATGCAAGATGATTACTTGTGGAACGAAGATATGCCCAGCGTCAATCCTGATAACTACAACAATATCTACGACTTGCTAGAAGCGTTGGTGGTGCCAGAAGATCGATACAGCTTTATTTTGACGGAAGAAGAATACCAAAGCCGTTTTGTCGATGCTGAATATGCTGGCTTCGGTTTCAGCTCGAGACTAACGCTCGACGACCGTATTTTCATCAATTATGTCTATGCTGGATCGCCAGCGGAAATTGCGGGTATAAAGCGTTCCGATGAACTCACTCATATCGATGGTGAATCGGTACAAACACTGATTCAAGAAAATCGCTACCAAGAGGCATTAGGCGGGTCTGAAACCGGTGTGAGTGTTGAATTAACTTGGCGAGACGTCGATGGCATTAGCTATACCGATGTTCTCACCAAAGAAATTGTCGAAACTAATACAGTTCTTGCCACTGAGCGTTTTCTGATTGATGGCAAAGAAGTTGGCTATTACGTGCTAAACAGTTTCATTAACCGCACCGGCGATGACTTAAATAGCGCTTATGATCAGCTGGTTGGCGTTGAAGAGCTCGTTATTGACCTTCGCTATAACGGTGGCGGGCTCACTCGCTATGCTAACCAAGCATCAACGCAAGCCGCTGGTGACACTGTAATTGGTGAGGTATTCACCAAATATCTGTTCAATGCAAATAATTCTGAATCCAACTTTATCGAGCAATTTCAGTTATATGATGGCATTCAGCAACTCAATTTGAATCGCGTTTATATTTTGACTACAGGTGCGAGTTGTTCATCCTCTGAGTTAATCATCAATTCATTAGACCCGTATGTTGAAGTCGTCGTTATTGGCCAACCTACCTGTGGTAAGCCGGTTGGACAGATTCCTGAGTTAATTTGCGATAAGCGTGCTTTCGTGGTGAATTTCGAAACTGTAAACGCCATAGATGAAGGTCGTTATTATGACGGTTTAGCACCGAATTGTAGCGCCGATGATGTATTGGTGGGCGACTGGGGCGACCAAAACGATCCGATGTTACAGGCGGCCGCGTATCACATAACTTTTGGCCAATGCCAACCAACTGCAACAACATCAGATAAAGATACGGTTCGTTCTTTAAGTGGTTCACAACTGAAAGAGCAATCTCGCCCGACGAAACTTCCTGATTTGTGGCGTCAAGAGCATTAA
- the nagZ gene encoding beta-N-acetylhexosaminidase, whose translation MTAVMIDLEGTELTDAERELLAHPAVGGVIFFSRNFESQEQLLELVRQTRAAARNPLILAVDHEGGRVQRFRDGFSAIPAMAEIGRYAESESQAQHWAQELGWLMAAEVLALDIDISFAPVLDVNGISEVIGDRAFASKAEQLTPIARAFIRGMHQAGMKATGKHFPGHGSVRADSHIEIPIDERSWEEILATDLPPFIELASCLDAIMPAHVIYPAVDDKPAGFSSYWLQDILRAQLQFNGIIFSDDLGMAGATVAGTMSERAHAALDAGCDMVLVCNDRAGAIEVINAIEPRLEQLKKNVARCYQQLTKPVGMTMNVLRNHPRWHGAQAVLAEMRDAAGKA comes from the coding sequence ATGACCGCAGTAATGATTGATCTTGAAGGCACTGAATTAACCGATGCAGAACGTGAGCTGTTGGCTCATCCTGCCGTTGGTGGGGTGATCTTCTTTAGTCGAAACTTCGAAAGCCAAGAACAACTACTGGAGCTTGTCCGTCAAACTCGCGCTGCGGCTCGCAACCCACTTATCTTAGCAGTTGATCATGAAGGTGGACGGGTGCAACGCTTCCGCGACGGCTTTAGCGCTATTCCGGCAATGGCTGAAATTGGTCGGTATGCCGAGAGTGAATCGCAAGCCCAACACTGGGCGCAAGAATTAGGTTGGTTGATGGCCGCCGAAGTTCTGGCATTAGACATCGATATTAGCTTTGCTCCAGTACTAGATGTAAACGGTATTAGTGAAGTGATTGGCGATCGCGCATTTGCAAGCAAAGCTGAGCAGTTAACGCCAATTGCTCGTGCTTTTATTCGCGGTATGCACCAAGCGGGAATGAAGGCAACTGGTAAACATTTTCCTGGGCACGGCTCTGTGCGCGCCGACTCTCACATTGAAATACCCATTGACGAGCGGAGTTGGGAAGAAATTCTGGCGACCGACTTACCCCCATTCATTGAGCTTGCAAGCTGCCTTGATGCGATTATGCCTGCACATGTTATCTATCCAGCCGTTGATGATAAACCAGCGGGCTTTTCCAGTTATTGGTTACAGGATATTTTGCGTGCGCAACTACAATTCAACGGTATTATTTTTAGCGATGATTTGGGTATGGCTGGCGCCACCGTTGCGGGAACAATGAGTGAGCGAGCTCACGCAGCCTTAGATGCTGGCTGCGATATGGTGCTAGTGTGTAACGATAGAGCTGGTGCAATTGAAGTTATCAATGCCATTGAGCCACGGCTTGAGCAACTGAAGAAAAATGTAGCTCGTTGTTATCAGCAACTCACGAAGCCAGTTGGTATGACGATGAATGTGTTACGGAATCATCCTCGTTGGCACGGTGCTCAAGCTGTTCTTGCCGAAATGCGTGATGCGGCCGGCAAAGCTTAA